ccgatcggagctgtggccgcaaggttgtcggtgcctgtcacggcggcaaccctcgaacccgttggtggacaccttcggtgagggatgccgtcaggctgaagaaggagtcctatcgagcctttttggcctgtgggactccggaagcagctgatgggtaccggcgggcgaagcggcatgcggctcgggcggttgctgaggcaaaaactcgggcgtgggaggagtttggagaggccatggagaaagacttccgcacggcttcgaggcgattctggtccaccatccggcgtctcaggggggggaagcggtgcagcaccaacactgtttatagtggggatggtgtgctgctgacctctactcgggacgttgtgggccggtgggcagagtacttcgaagacctcctcaatcccaccagcatgccttccactgaggaagcggagcctggggactctgggttgggctctccaatctctggggacgaggtcgccgaggtggttaaaaagctcctcggtggcaaggccccgggggtggatgagatccgcccggagttccttaaggctctggatgttgtagggttgtgttggttgacgcgactctgcagtatcgcatggacatcgggggtagttcccctggattggcagactggggtggtggtccccctgttcaaaaagggggaccggagggtgtgctccaattatagaggggtcacactcttaagcctccctggcaaggtctattcaggggtcctggagaggagggtccgtcggatagtcgaacctcggattcaggaagagcagtgtggttttcgtcctggtcgaggaacactggaccagctctacaccctcagcagggtcctggagggtgcatgggagttcacccaaccagtctacatgtgttttgtggacttggagaaggcgttcgaccgtgtccctcggggagccctgtggggggttctccgggagtatggggtaccgggccctttgatacgggctgtcaggtccctgtatgaccggtgtcagagtctggtccgcattgccggcagtaagtcgggctcgtttccggtgagagttggactccgccagggctgccctttgtcaccgattctgttcatcactttcatggacagaatttctaggcgcagccaaggtgttgaggggatccgatttggtggccttaggatctcatctctgcttttcgcagacgatgtggtccttttggcttcatcagatcgtgatctgcagctctcgctggatcggttcgcagccgagtgtgaagcggccgggatggggatgagtgcctccaaatccgaggccatggtcttgagccggaaaagggtagagtgccttctccgggtcagggggggtgtcctgccccaagtggaggagtttaagtatctcgggatcttgttcacgaatgggggaagaagggagcgggagatcgacaggcggattggcgcagcgtctgctgtcaagcgagcgctgtaccggtccgtcgtggtgaagagagagctgagccaaaaagcgaagctctcgatttaccggtcgatctacgttcccaccctcatctatggtcatgagctttgggtcatgaccgaaaaaacgagatcgcggatacaagcggccgaaatgggttttctccgtagggtggctgggctctcccttagagatagggtgagaagctcagtcatccgggagggactcagagtagagccgctgctccttcacatcgagaggagccagttgaggtggcttgggcatctggtcaggatgcctcctggacgcctccctggtgaggtgttccgggcacgtcccaccgggaggaggccccggggaagacccaggacacgctggagggactatgtctctcggctggcctgggaacgcctcgggattcccccggaggagctagaagaagtggctggggagagggaagtctgggcctcccttctgaagctgctacccccgcgacccgacctcggataagcggaagaagatggatggatggatggatgggtgttttatgtcattttgctgcacaaaagtattgaataaaatacaagaatttattttttttaaaataacaacccTTAACTTCCAGTTGAGATACTTTTGTAAATAAACTCTTTAACTAGGCTAGTAAAGTTCAACTAAACtattaagtaaaaacaaaagataaataagaAGAACTATGgttacgttcacactgcaggttTTAATGCTCAATTATGattttttataaaatccaatttgtttttgagttgttgttcacatttccaaatatatgTGACCTGGATGTGATCTGAATGCAAATGTATGCACAGTACAGGGCGCAGGAACGTTACACAAGAGCAtgctcagtgttttgccaaccgacataaaataaagaagtagaagaagaagtgctcagtgtgaagtaaacatggatgctaatgATGCAGCATATCTTAGGATTTTGAAGTTGCTGTCCGACTGCAGGCAGCAAATTAACTTAATCCTTGTTACAGTCCGCCCTGGTTGTCGTTTTTCTTTCCGTTTGCACGAATCAGGATGCATTTGTTGAATGTTGAGGATCAATGTTCAGGTCGGATGAATGCGACCGGGTCGTACGGACTCAGCTCAGTACGTCAGATCAGATGCGTATCGGATTTAGAACCAGAGGCCtgatctgtgttgttcagactgttcTGGAAAACTCTGCTACATTTAATAGAAACTGCGGTTCTGTGCATCGACAATTAATGAGGTtgttcttgtgtgttttgtcttttagttttgctttaatcCGTTTTGTTCTGTATCTAAACATTATAAGTTATAGTTTTGATAATTGTGTCAGTAGTAATAACCGGTAATTATTCTGTTGGAAATGTTTCTAATGTCTTAATCAGTAAGGTTGGGGTCAGGATGTGACTCAAGATGGTGTGAGTGAAAAGGGGAACCTGTGTGAGACTGAAAGAGTGAGCAATGAAACGGAACGTGATAAGATATGAGCATAAAGAAGAAGTTCATCAACTTTAACACGTTTCAGAACATCTATTGGTTTTATCTTTTGTCGTTACATTTGGTATTTGTGTAGACTTGAACAGATTATGATTTGACTGTCTTGACTGCTGTGGGAGAAGAACTGAACTGACCGTCTGATGTCAGGGCCGACACACCTGGGAGTAACAGGAAGGAAACGGAGATCTTTGCAAAGATGTGCAGACCAGTTCTGGTGTGATGCAAAGACAACCAGACAGTCGCAGAACCACAAAACGGGAACTCCTCAGAGTTTTACAATAATCTAGGCTTATTACTACATAAACATGCCAAACAACTAAACTTATTCAtgtcatgtatttatttttaaacttaagcTGATGGCACTGCATAAAAAAACgtattttgtataaaatgtttaacttttaacataAAGAACAGATTTTTCATAAACAAAGTGTGTGTGAATCTTCTAGGCCAACTTCCACTTATTCTCTAGTTTATCTGTcattggatggatggaggttaaaaaaacttaaaaacatcaaatcagagaaacaaatgttaaaaatgatcTGACTGAATTAACAGGTTGagcaacaaaatattaagttcCAGGTACCATCATTTGTGTCCAGGCCTGTTTCAATAGTgtggtttttaaattattagctTGAACCAAAAATCAAAAGCAATGTTTGATTTTCAAAGCTTcattttaagtacatttttattattgcttttgacagtttcaagttatttcagtgaccattgtgggtttttttggtcACTAAGAAGAGAGGTGCCAATAAATTTGTCAACAGAAAAGTAAACCAGGAAGCCAGCAGGGCAGATGAAACGGAGAAGAGCAGAAGATTGattgtttattctttaaaataaaggcTTTAATGCTTGGGATCAGTACAGTTATATCCAAACGCTTCCCTTGTGTTTTAAACCATAAACGTTTAGAAACAATTGGATATGAATGCTGTTTTGGGGAGACTTCCTGGTTTCTAATGGCTTTCTGAAGTCTGCTGCGGCGGTGGGTGTTGACCTGAATCATCAGATAAATCACAAAGAAGCAGCAACACTCCAGAACTCAGCGAATCCAAAAGACATTACGTCCCAGTTTATTACGTCCCCAAGGTATTATCGGTtccaggagaggaagaggaagatttCCTGTGGACTCCTCACTGGAATGAACCCTTAACTTATGTATTTAAACTATATCCTCTCCTATGTGGACCCGCATGTGTCTGTTTAAATGAGGCTTTTGGTAAAATCTTTTCCCACAGATATGACAGCCGTAGGGTTTTTCTCCTGTGTGGATcctcttgtgtttgtttaaatttgatttgtggTTAAATCTTTGTCCACAAACGTGACAACCAAAAGGTTTGTCTCCGGTGTGTATCCTCTGGTGGatgtttaaagttgactttTGATTAAAACTTTGTCCACAGATCTCACAACCAAACGGTTTGTCCCCAGTGTGGATCCGGATGTGCTTGTTTAAACTCGACTTTTGGTTGAATCCTTTCCCACAAACATCACAGCCGAAAGGTTTGTCTCCTGTATGAATTCTCATGTGTTTGTTTACAGCTGACTTATCACTAAATCTTTGAccacaaacatcacaaacaaATGGTTTTTCTCCAGTGTGGATTCTGATGTGTATGTTTAAATGTGACCTTCTGTTGAATCGTTGCTCACAGAAAAGACAACCAAATGGTTTATCTcctgtgtgaatcctcatgtgcttCTTTAAATTAGCCTTAAGACTGAATGTCTGTCCACAGACATCACAAGCAAACGGTTTGTCTCCAGTGTGGACTCGTGTGTGCATGTTTAAATCGGCCTTTCGACTGAATCGTTTCCCACAAACATCACAACCAAAGGGTTTTTCTTCTATGTGGACtctcttgtgtttgtttaaatctgactttttgttAAATCTTTGCTCACAATCATCACAGTGAAATGGTTTCTCCTCTGAGTGGTTCCTCATGTGCAGATTTAAGCTTGATTTTTGGTTAAATCTAACTTCACATGCACTACAACTGAACGGTTTCTCTCCGGTGTGAATTCTCCTGTGAATTTTTAGGTGAGACTTCTGGTTAAATTTTTGTCCACAGAcgtcacagctgaatggtttctctcctgtgtgaattctcaggTGTCGGTTTAAAGAGTTTTTCAGGCTAAAACCTTTCCCACAGTCATCACagataaaaccttttaaatcaGTTTGGACATTCGCTGAGTCGACGTTTCTAGCCGAACAGTTTTTTCTTGAACTGTGTCTCTGTAGGGAGCGCTTGTTACCAAACTGTTGACTGCACTTGGAGCAGCTCAGCGACTTGTTGGCGGCGTTTCCTCCTGACTCGGCAGCTCTAGTTTCCTTCCAGTCGTTCTCACTGTCCTCAGTTTCAGAGCCGGAGTCTGGTGGGTGTTTCAGATGAGAACCAGGATGGTTcacatcatcatcctcctcctcttcatccccACTGACCTCCGTCTCTGAAGAGCTGGAAGTGTCTCCGTCAGTGTGTAGCTCTGG
This genomic window from Xiphophorus couchianus chromosome 24, X_couchianus-1.0, whole genome shotgun sequence contains:
- the LOC114140824 gene encoding zinc finger protein OZF-like; its protein translation is MDSAFSSGVQMETSEAEERLAVKEETNEEQSSGGDQQDTERLHIKEEEEEVWSSPEDEELSVKEEINPTRFPLTVVLMKSEDDEDKPLFSQLHQPEVEDLPTSSSADQMKAESDEEDGGGAESSRNPELHTDGDTSSSSETEVSGDEEEEDDDVNHPGSHLKHPPDSGSETEDSENDWKETRAAESGGNAANKSLSCSKCSQQFGNKRSLQRHSSRKNCSARNVDSANVQTDLKGFICDDCGKGFSLKNSLNRHLRIHTGEKPFSCDVCGQKFNQKSHLKIHRRIHTGEKPFSCSACEVRFNQKSSLNLHMRNHSEEKPFHCDDCEQRFNKKSDLNKHKRVHIEEKPFGCDVCGKRFSRKADLNMHTRVHTGDKPFACDVCGQTFSLKANLKKHMRIHTGDKPFGCLFCEQRFNRRSHLNIHIRIHTGEKPFVCDVCGQRFSDKSAVNKHMRIHTGDKPFGCDVCGKGFNQKSSLNKHIRIHTGDKPFGCEICGQSFNQKSTLNIHQRIHTGDKPFGCHVCGQRFNHKSNLNKHKRIHTGEKPYGCHICGKRFYQKPHLNRHMRVHIGEDIV